A genomic segment from Chanos chanos chromosome 2, fChaCha1.1, whole genome shotgun sequence encodes:
- the LOC115805697 gene encoding ATP-sensitive inward rectifier potassium channel 1-like: MTRSLRQCLRDYLAERRIRRNRLVTKDGHCNIEYGNIKYSSHFTYLLDFWTTFVEIRWRYVTFLFVASFTLSWFIFGLIWYWIARSNGDLKWQNPQSGHISCVDNVEGLTTAFLYSLETQTTIGYGGRAITPHCPGAVALIIIQSLIGAIINCFWCGVVMTKIALPKKRAKTISFSEMAVICPKKDTLCLQIRVANLRKTLMIGSQIYGKLLKTTVTAEGETVIMDQINIDFMVDAGKDNLFFICPLTLYHVIDKSSPFYEIAVDTMHQLAFELVVFLDGTAESTSSSCQVRTSYIPQEIMWGYNFLPIISRSKEGKYRVDFSNFSKVVPVPTAHCASCFHNDKGHHLHDRRGTANPGFEVINIDDPPNGTRM, from the coding sequence ATGACACGCTCCTTGCGACAGTGCCTCAGGGACTACCTGGCCGAGCGCCGAATTCGCCGGAACCGTCTGGTCACCAAAGACGGTCACTGCAATATCGAATATGGTAACATCAAGTACAGCAGCCACTTCACTTACTTGCTGGACTTCTGGACCACCTTCGTTGAGATCCGTTGGCGCTACGTGACCTTCTTATTTGTTGCGTCCTTCACGCTCAGCTGGTTCATCTTTGGTCTCATCTGGTACTGGATCGCCCGCAGCAACGGTGACCTGAAGTGGCAGAACCCTCAGTCTGGACACATTTCATGTGTGGACAACGTCGAAGGCCTAACCACAGCCTTCCTCTACTCCCTGGAAACACAGACCACCATTGGATACGGCGGGCGAGCCATCACCCCTCACTGCCCAGGGGCTGTGGCCCTAATCATCATTCAGTCTCTCATAGGCGCCATCATCAACTGCTTCTGGTGTGGGGTGGTCATGACCAAAATTGCCCTGCCCAAAAAGAGGGCCAAGACCATCAGCTTCAGCGAGATGGCCGTCATCTGTCCTAAAAAGGACACACTCTGCCTTCAGATCCGGGTGGCCAACTTACGTAAGACCCTGATGATCGGTAGCCAGATCTACGGCAAGCTCCTGAAGACGACCGTGACCGCCGAAGGTGAGACAGTCATTATGGACCAAATCAATATTGACTTCATGGTGGATGCTGGTAAAGACAACCTGTTTTTCATCTGCCCTTTGACCTTGTACCATGTGATTGACAAGTCCAGCCCATTCTATGAGATAGCAGTTGACACCATGCACCAGCTTGCGTTTGAGTTGGTGGTCTTTCTGGATGGAACAGCTGAGTCTACCAGCTCCTCCTGCCAGGTCAGAACTTCTTACATCCCGCAAGAGATCATGTGGGGCTACAACTTCCTTCCAATCATCTCCCGCAGTAAAGAGGGAAAATACCGCGTAGACTTCTCCAACTTCTCCAAAGTGGTTCCTGTGCCAACCGCACACTGCGCCTCCTGTTTCCACAACGACAAAGGTCACCATCTCCACGACAGAAGAGGCACTGCCAACCCGGGATTTGAGGTTATCAACATCGATGACCCACCGAATGGCACCAGGATGTAA